A part of Anolis sagrei isolate rAnoSag1 chromosome 3, rAnoSag1.mat, whole genome shotgun sequence genomic DNA contains:
- the C3H3orf38 gene encoding uncharacterized protein C3orf38 homolog, which translates to MAVSSWAGMSEREKEGCRELLDLLDTDDLLALTDTVTTRLVQPEDRQEAIHAILLYSQSAEELLKRKKVFREIIFKYLATKGVIVSPSSEKHQLISRTKLYWCEELKNCASDEKCVKPNEEQHEEGGKQEGDKQDNDKEYYSLAEEFCQWFFGILNSQNPLIGQSEDEYGPQHFWDDAKLKFCYHTSEENIEEYFGAELVSLRLLSLVKEECLFLNPNLNTGGLRCTVSPHGLIVVAVAGTVHRDTCCLGIFEQIFGLIRCPFRENTWKIKFVNLKIVGQNAMEPGTEIETPCIQYEKEELQEFCVPKELALIEPQKN; encoded by the exons ATGGCTGTCTCGTCCTGGGCGGGGATGAGCGAACGCGAGAAGGAGGGCTGCCGGGAACTGCTGGACCTGCTGGACACCGACGACCTCCTGGCCCTCACCGACACTGTCACCACCCGCCTCGTCCAGCCCGAAGACCGCCAAG AAGCCATACATGCCATCTTACTATATAGCCAAAGTGCTGAAGAGCTATTGAAGAGAAAGAAAGTATTTCGAGAGATAATCTTCAAGTACTTGGCAACCAAAGGAGTTATAGTGTCTCCTTCTTCTGAAAAACATCAACTCATTAGTCGCACAAAACTGTACTGGTGTGAAGAGCTGAAAAATTGTGCCTCAGATGAAAAATGTGTAAAACCTAATGAAGAG CAACATGAAGAAGGAGGGAAACAGGAAGGAGACAAACAAGATAATGACAAGGAGTACTACAGTCTGGCAGAGGAGTTTTGTCAGTGGTTCTTTGGCATTCTGAACTCTCAGAACCCATTGATTGGACAGTCCGAAGACGAGTATGGACCACAACACTTTTGGGATGACGCAAAACTAAAGTTTTGTTACCACACTTCAGAAGAGAACATAGAAGAGTATTTCGGTGCAGAATTGGTAAGCCTTCGCTTATTGTCCTTGGTGAAAGAAGAATGCCTCTTTCTgaaccccaatttgaatactggtggcctGAGGTGCACAGTTTCTCCGCATGGGTTAATTGTGGTGGCAGTAGCTGGTACAGTTCATAGAGATACTTGTTGTTTGGgaatctttgaacaaatcttcGGACTCATCCGCTGTCCGTTCAGGGAAAATACATGGAAAATCAAGTTTGTGAATCTGAAAATTGTTGGTCAGAATGCCATGGAACCTGGGACCGAAATAGAAACACCGTGCATACAATATGAAAAGGAAGAACTccaggaattctgtgtgcccaaagaACTTGCCTTGATTGAACCTCAAAAAAATtga